The DNA window CACGCTTCGATCTTTTCGGCCTTCCGCTTCGACAACAGGATCATGCCGCCATCGGCGCGGGCCATGTTGCCGTCTTCGATCTCCTCGATCAAAACCTTGACCGTCTGGCCAGGCTCGGGCGGGGCTTCGTCGACTTCCCACTCGGACAGTGGGATGGTTCCTTCGCTCTTGTAGCCGACGTCCAGCAGGACCAGGTCCCCTTCGACCCGGATCACGCGCCCGATCACGATTTGATTCAGCGTGATGTCACTGCCGCCGCTGGCCAGATCGTCGGGCGAGGTGCCCTCCATCGCCAGGGCCAGTTCCTGCTCCCACTCCACCTCGCTGAGATCGAGGTTACGAATCAGATTACGGTTGACCATGTAGGAAGTGTCACTATCTCCGGCCCGACAGGCATTGAGAAATCACCGGACACCGCATCAGGGGTCGCTATCTGTGGACCCGCGGGGCGTCTGAACGCACGTGAATGTGCGAGTACGGTGGCCTGTACGCCGGCGTTCAAGGAAAGCCCACTCACCGAGATCATCACGCGATGACCTAAAACCCTCGGTTTGAAGGCAGGCCGGAAAATATACCACTATTTGCCCGGGGTCACAATCGCTGTGTGACGAGGGGGAGAGCTGGGAAAGTGTGACCTATTATCAAGCCGCGTTGGCCGGCTCGACAGCGGATTCCCCGGATTGCCAGCAGCCGTCGCAGATGCCGACCGTTTCGACCGGGGGCTGCGCGCCGCGGCGTTCGTAATGCTCGCGGCAATGGACTGCCTCGTCCTCGGAGAGGGTGAAGTGCCGGTCACAGCGTAGGCAACGACAGTCCATACTCCTATCAACACGCGAGAAAGGGTGCTGTTTCCCGGCATTTGCTGACATTTTCGCAACCTGCGAATCGACCTCGCCGCGAAATTACTCACCGGCCTCGGCCTTCGCGCGGGCGATCTGCGCTTGCAGCTCGAAATCCTGAACCCGAAGTACTTCGACCTGGGTACCGCGCGCGCCCTCTCTCCTCGCTTTGGCAAGGTCCCGAATCTGGCCGGCATACTTGATTGCCTCGTCGCAGGCTTTGATGCGATCCTGCTTTGTTTCCGCGTATTCCAGTCGCGTGGCAAGCAGCTCGCGCCGGGCTGATAGGACATCCGTGTATTCGATACGCCCGTTTTGGTAGAGCTTCGATGCCACGTCGCATACCTCTTCCAAAATCGCCAGTCGCTGCTGCTCAAGCTTCTTGATATCGGGCTGGGCCTGCCCGGGCTCCTCGGGCTTGCCGGAATTGCAAATCACGAGCAGCAGGCCCAGGCTGATCGCCGCCAGACAGATCGAAGCCTTCGACGTCGAATGCATCGAGAATCTCCTTGATGGGTGAGTCGCGAGGATAGTTGCGGCGCGCTCGCCGAAGCTACGCAGATTGTCGGCCTGCAGCCGCGGGCGCCGGTAGAAGCAATCGTAACCGCGCCGAATGCAGGCTGCGTCGGTAAAAAGGTTAATTACTATTAACGTGACTTTTTTATTGCATACCGACTTTGACACATGTAACATTCGGAAGCTTGTAAGGTCATAATTTCGCCGGAGTGACGCTCCTGAACCTTCTCTAAGCCGGTTCTGCTCCCCTCGGTTTTGGGCGGCTCTTTTTCGACCGGCCTATTTTTCCCTGATTCGTGCCTCCGGCTTGCGTCCGCGCTCCCGTGGACAAATCGGCCGTACGCAATCGATCAACGTGTGCGATTTCCCTGAGGCTTTATGTGACTGAGCAAGTCCGCGAACTTCATCTTCTGGAGCTAGATCCAAATGACCAGGGCAGTAAGAGTCGTTGCCTTGTTTTTCCCAATGGCCGTCTCCTGCACAATGGCTGCTGCAACTCCGTATGCCGATCTCTACGGGACAGGCATTGCGGCTGACGGATTTTCGCTCCTTGCCGGGGGTGCGGTCGATCCGCACTGGTCGTTGGTTTCTGCGCCGGCTGGCTCGGGCCTTGGCCCATCGGCGTTCGTTGCCCAGGATACCTTTCCCTATCCCTTCCCGAACGCGTGGGTGGCCAACGGCTTTCAAAGTCAATGGATTGCACCAGCTGCGGATCAAAGTGGCGCGATGCCAACTGGCGACTATGATTATCGAACCACCTTTAACGTCGACGATATCGCCCCACTGACGTTCGCATTTGCTGGTTCCTGGGCTGTCGATGATTCTGCCTACATGTTGATCAACGGGCAGCCGATCGGGATCACGAATTCGGGTGCGAATCAGCTTTCGCAGTTCTTCCTCGTCGATTCGGCGGCCGTCGTAAACGGCGTCAACACGCTCGACATCATCGTCACCAACGGCCGCGGCACAGACCTCAATGCCAGCGGCCTGCAAATCAGGATCCAGGCCAACCAAGCTCCCGAGCCGTCGACGCTCGTCTTGGCAGCGCTCGGCGGATTGGCCTTGCTGGTTTACCGCCGGCGGAAGTGAATTGCTCCCCCGGTGACTGCGGGAAAATGTGATCGTCCCGAGGATGCAGGTTTCGCTACGAAATCAAGCCAGCGGCCCGCCACCAACACACCGGACGCGAAGGTGGCCCACGAGTAAGCCGGCGAAGCAGATTGCGACGAGTACGATGCCGCTCGGTTCAGGCACGGCGTTCGCCGCGGCGGTACCACCACCGGAAGTACGCAACCAGTTCGAGGAAACGAGGGCGAGATCCTGGCCATTCACAATGTTGTCCCGATTGATGTCGGCCGCGTAGCCAGGCCCCTTCGCCAGCCAGTTGCTAGAAACGAGTGCCAGGTCCTGACCGTTGACGATTCCGTCGATATTCACGTCCGCCGAAATCTTCGGCGCGAAAGTCAACGAGAGGATCGGTGCCTGGAACCCCGACGACTGTTCGAGCGATCCGAATTGCGTGTTGGTGTCGTCGCTCGCGGCCACGAAGCGAAGCCCCAGATCCTGGTTTGAGCCGAGCAGCGATTGAACCGTGCTCAATCCGGCGGCGTTCAAAGCAATCGCATGTAATCCCGACCCAAGGGTGATGGAATTGTACGATCCGATCAAGGTGCCGGCCGCGGTTGCGTCGCGTAGCCGATCTCTCGGAAATTTGCCTTAACGCCATTGATCGTAGCGTTGATCGGTATGTAACCGAGCGGCACATCGACAATGGCGTGAGTGGCGTCGAAGAAATTCATATCCAGGCCGTACGAGCCGGGAGGATACATATTCACCGTGTTGCCGGTGACATTGGCATCCGATCCGGCCACGATGGTGAACGAATCCGCCCGCGCCACGTGCGAAGGCACCAGGAGACCGATCGCGAGTGTCGGTGCGCAGACGAGCGCGCACGCCAAGAATTGGCGAATTTTCGAACGTTTCATATTTTGCCCCCAAAGCAGCTTGTCGCCCGATGACGCGAAGAGCCCCAAACATTCG is part of the Pirellulales bacterium genome and encodes:
- a CDS encoding TolC family protein: MHSTSKASICLAAISLGLLLVICNSGKPEEPGQAQPDIKKLEQQRLAILEEVCDVASKLYQNGRIEYTDVLSARRELLATRLEYAETKQDRIKACDEAIKYAGQIRDLAKARREGARGTQVEVLRVQDFELQAQIARAKAEAGE
- a CDS encoding PEP-CTERM sorting domain-containing protein, which codes for MAAATPYADLYGTGIAADGFSLLAGGAVDPHWSLVSAPAGSGLGPSAFVAQDTFPYPFPNAWVANGFQSQWIAPAADQSGAMPTGDYDYRTTFNVDDIAPLTFAFAGSWAVDDSAYMLINGQPIGITNSGANQLSQFFLVDSAAVVNGVNTLDIIVTNGRGTDLNASGLQIRIQANQAPEPSTLVLAALGGLALLVYRRRK
- a CDS encoding dockerin type I domain-containing protein, translated to MSTVQSLLGSNQDLGLRFVAASDDTNTQFGSLEQSSGFQAPILSLTFAPKISADVNIDGIVNGQDLALVSSNWLAKGPGYAADINRDNIVNGQDLALVSSNWLRTSGGGTAAANAVPEPSGIVLVAICFAGLLVGHLRVRCVGGGPLA